From the genome of Geobacter sp. SVR, one region includes:
- a CDS encoding heterodisulfide reductase-related iron-sulfur binding cluster gives MEATREIYWNVGHGVVLPMYLLAIAAFAVLAWGFWQRLPVWRQGKPLDRLGRYDERVKRLIADIFSQQRVFRVRDGGLPHALFFWSFLVLFVGTMLVMLQADFFTPLMQVNLLSGEFYKGFSLALDLAGILAILMLAGLFIRRFVIQPKGLEIVCDDYIVLQLLFAILVTGFLIEGARMAATEVRQNPALALYSPGGLLAARLFMTAGPDTLSVVHKLLWWLHFVLVLGLFCAIPYTKLRHIFTTSANGFLVPLEPKGFIPTINLEDEQAEQFGAATVKDLTWKDIFDADACTACKRCQDRCPASATDKPLSPMKVVQQIGEVAVNTPEANLCQAVSQDVLWACTTCRACQDICPANIEHVNKILEMRRNLTLMEGAFPGDEVRTAIGNLEVNANPFGLAYAGRGDWTQGLDVRVMAEDPEVDLLYFVGCYASFDKRNQEIARNFVRICNAAGIRVGILGKEEKCCGEPPRKLGNEYLYQMMATENIELIKGYGVKRVVTTCPHCFNTLAKDYRDLGLDIPVEHYATFIAGLLADNRLKLTAAPFDCTYHDSCYLGRYMDIIEQPRGIIRQAGGHITEMDNSGYDSFCCGAGGGRILAEEKIGSRINVARVNMAHDTGAPLLVSNCPFCLTMFEDGIKTGGVEGEIRVRDLAEILAERIRA, from the coding sequence ATGGAAGCAACCCGCGAGATCTACTGGAACGTCGGCCATGGGGTGGTCCTCCCCATGTACCTGTTGGCCATCGCCGCCTTCGCGGTCCTGGCGTGGGGCTTCTGGCAGCGCCTGCCGGTCTGGCGTCAGGGTAAGCCGCTCGACCGCCTCGGCCGCTATGACGAACGGGTCAAGCGCCTGATAGCCGATATCTTCAGTCAGCAGAGGGTTTTCCGGGTAAGGGACGGTGGCCTGCCCCACGCCCTGTTCTTCTGGAGCTTTCTGGTGCTGTTCGTTGGGACCATGCTGGTGATGCTCCAGGCCGATTTCTTCACGCCGCTGATGCAGGTCAACCTGTTGTCTGGCGAGTTCTACAAGGGCTTTTCGCTGGCCCTGGACCTGGCCGGCATCCTGGCGATCCTGATGCTGGCCGGCCTGTTCATCCGACGCTTCGTGATCCAGCCCAAGGGGCTGGAGATCGTGTGCGACGACTACATCGTGCTGCAGCTCCTGTTCGCCATCCTGGTGACCGGCTTCCTGATCGAGGGGGCCCGTATGGCTGCCACCGAAGTGCGTCAGAACCCCGCCCTGGCGCTGTATTCCCCCGGCGGCCTGCTGGCGGCCCGGCTGTTCATGACCGCCGGCCCGGACACGCTGTCAGTGGTCCACAAGCTGCTCTGGTGGCTACACTTCGTGCTGGTGCTCGGCTTATTCTGCGCCATCCCCTACACCAAGCTGCGCCACATCTTCACCACCAGCGCCAACGGCTTTCTGGTCCCCCTGGAACCCAAAGGCTTCATCCCCACCATCAATCTGGAAGACGAACAGGCCGAACAGTTCGGCGCCGCCACCGTCAAGGACCTGACCTGGAAGGACATCTTCGACGCGGATGCCTGCACCGCCTGCAAGCGCTGCCAGGACCGCTGCCCCGCTTCTGCCACCGATAAGCCGCTCTCCCCCATGAAGGTGGTCCAGCAGATCGGAGAGGTGGCTGTTAACACTCCCGAAGCCAACCTCTGCCAGGCCGTCAGCCAGGACGTGCTGTGGGCCTGCACCACCTGCCGCGCCTGCCAGGATATCTGCCCCGCCAATATCGAGCATGTCAACAAGATCCTGGAGATGAGGCGCAACCTGACCCTGATGGAAGGGGCCTTTCCCGGCGACGAGGTGCGCACTGCCATCGGCAACCTGGAGGTCAACGCCAATCCCTTCGGCCTGGCATATGCCGGCCGGGGCGACTGGACCCAGGGGCTTGACGTGCGGGTCATGGCCGAGGACCCGGAGGTGGATCTCCTCTACTTCGTCGGTTGCTATGCCTCCTTCGACAAGCGCAACCAGGAGATCGCCAGGAACTTCGTCAGGATCTGCAATGCGGCCGGCATCCGGGTCGGCATCCTCGGCAAGGAGGAGAAGTGCTGTGGTGAGCCGCCGCGCAAACTGGGCAACGAGTATCTCTACCAGATGATGGCCACCGAGAACATCGAGCTGATCAAAGGCTACGGCGTCAAGCGCGTCGTCACCACCTGCCCGCACTGCTTCAACACCTTGGCCAAGGACTACCGCGACCTGGGGCTGGATATCCCGGTCGAACACTACGCCACCTTCATCGCCGGACTGCTGGCGGACAACCGGCTGAAACTGACAGCAGCACCCTTCGACTGCACCTACCACGATTCCTGCTACCTGGGACGCTACATGGACATCATCGAACAGCCCCGGGGTATCATCCGCCAGGCTGGGGGGCACATCACCGAGATGGACAACAGCGGTTACGACAGCTTCTGTTGCGGCGCCGGCGGCGGCCGTATCCTGGCGGAGGAGAAAATCGGCAGCCGCATCAACGTTGCCCGGGTGAATATGGCCCACGACACCGGTGCACCGCTGCTGGTATCCAACTGCCCCTTCTGTCTGACCATGTTCGAGGACGGCATCAAGACCGGCGGCGTGGAGGGGGAGATCCGGGTCAGGGATCTGGCAGAGATCCTGGCGGAAAGAATCAGGGCTTAA
- a CDS encoding electron transfer flavoprotein subunit beta/FixA family protein — protein MKILVCIKQVPDLESRFKPDAAGVWFVDNDLAFRMNEYDEFAVEQAVRLKEQLGDTPEVTVLSIGPDRVVEAIKKALAMGCDRAVHVQDPAVHLKDPWQIASIIAAYAKEQGFDLIFTGMQSQDRGSAQVGVYLAEQLGLACATTLVGFEYDNGTIIAKRELEGGIKGVVRLRTPALVTCQLGLNIPRYPTLPNIMKAKKKEIAAIPVTDLLTSEARTNTLSFHHPAKKGGGLVLEGEVNDLVDRVIGILKEKTAVLR, from the coding sequence ATGAAGATACTGGTCTGCATCAAACAGGTCCCGGACCTGGAATCCCGCTTCAAGCCCGATGCCGCTGGGGTCTGGTTCGTTGACAACGATCTGGCCTTCCGCATGAACGAATATGATGAATTCGCCGTGGAGCAGGCGGTGCGCCTCAAGGAACAGCTGGGGGATACTCCCGAGGTGACGGTGCTTTCCATCGGTCCGGACCGCGTGGTGGAGGCCATCAAGAAGGCCCTGGCCATGGGCTGCGATCGGGCGGTGCATGTCCAGGACCCGGCCGTGCATCTGAAGGACCCCTGGCAGATTGCCTCGATCATCGCTGCCTATGCCAAGGAGCAGGGCTTCGACCTGATCTTCACCGGCATGCAGTCCCAGGACCGCGGCTCTGCCCAGGTGGGGGTCTACCTGGCGGAGCAGCTCGGCCTGGCCTGCGCCACCACTCTGGTCGGCTTCGAGTACGACAACGGCACCATCATTGCCAAGCGCGAGCTGGAAGGGGGCATCAAGGGGGTGGTCCGGCTCAGGACCCCGGCCCTGGTCACCTGCCAGCTGGGGCTGAATATCCCTCGCTATCCCACCCTGCCCAACATCATGAAGGCCAAGAAAAAGGAGATCGCCGCCATTCCGGTGACCGATCTGCTTACCTCAGAGGCGCGGACCAATACCCTGAGCTTCCATCATCCGGCCAAAAAGGGAGGGGGGCTGGTGCTGGAAGGGGAGGTCAACGACCTGGTGGACCGGGTGATCGGCATCCTCAAGGAAAAGACCGCAGTTCTGCGATGA
- a CDS encoding electron transfer flavoprotein subunit alpha/FixB family protein, producing the protein MKLLLIGEYREGRLLDSTYELLGFAVRLQAESALFLVGDGGRLPACGGRLYLADAGLCGEYNPDLHKQLVLEAVRQESPDCIVFLHSSYGWDLAPRVAASLGAAQVSEVIGLAEGGYEVGCCNGKMRRTVQPTTARAVVTIQAGAFPGLQPGGQPQVIPLSTAAAGKVEFVGYEPAEAKGVDLARAEVIVSAGRGIGKKDNVPVIAALAKALGGELGASRPVVDADWVGHDHQVGTTGQTVSPKLYVACGISGAIQHLAGMKKSDFIVAINKDKDAPIGEVADVLVVADVMQFVPAFTTKLGR; encoded by the coding sequence ATGAAATTACTACTGATCGGCGAATACCGCGAAGGCAGGCTGCTCGACAGCACCTACGAACTGTTGGGCTTTGCCGTCCGGCTGCAGGCCGAGAGTGCACTGTTCCTGGTGGGGGACGGCGGCCGGCTGCCCGCCTGCGGCGGAAGGCTCTACCTGGCTGATGCCGGACTGTGCGGCGAATACAATCCCGACCTGCATAAACAGCTGGTCCTTGAGGCGGTCCGCCAGGAGAGCCCGGACTGCATCGTCTTCCTGCATTCCTCCTATGGCTGGGATCTGGCCCCGCGGGTGGCTGCCAGTCTGGGGGCTGCCCAGGTGTCGGAGGTGATCGGGCTGGCGGAGGGGGGCTACGAGGTCGGCTGCTGCAACGGCAAGATGCGGCGCACCGTCCAGCCGACTACGGCCAGGGCGGTGGTGACGATCCAGGCCGGCGCCTTTCCCGGGCTGCAGCCGGGGGGACAACCCCAGGTGATCCCGCTCAGCACGGCGGCCGCCGGTAAGGTAGAATTCGTCGGCTACGAGCCGGCCGAGGCCAAGGGGGTCGACCTGGCCCGGGCCGAGGTGATCGTCAGTGCCGGCCGCGGCATCGGCAAGAAGGACAATGTGCCCGTGATCGCTGCCCTGGCCAAGGCGCTGGGGGGGGAACTGGGGGCCAGCCGTCCGGTGGTGGACGCCGACTGGGTCGGCCACGACCACCAGGTCGGCACCACCGGCCAGACCGTCAGCCCCAAGCTCTACGTGGCCTGCGGCATCTCCGGCGCCATCCAGCATCTGGCCGGCATGAAGAAGTCCGATTTCATCGTGGCCATCAACAAGGACAAGGACGCCCCCATCGGCGAGGTGGCCGACGTACTGGTGGTGGCGGACGTGATGCAGTTCGTACCGGCCTTCACCACCAAGCTGGGGCGCTGA